One Dunckerocampus dactyliophorus isolate RoL2022-P2 chromosome 18, RoL_Ddac_1.1, whole genome shotgun sequence genomic region harbors:
- the LOC129170972 gene encoding neuropeptide B-like yields the protein MPANLLFPIAVLSALVVRIPTEAWYKQVAGPSYYSVGRASGLLSGIRRSPYVRRADMETSETKPQRFNLKTMAICIRDVTPNLQSCELFPGDKAALKCKADIFLSLDLSDCEDY from the exons ATGCCGGCTAACCTTCTATTCCCCATAGCAGTGCTCTCTGCACTGGTGGTCCGCATCCCCACGGAGGCGTGGTACAAGCAGGTGGCCGGCCCAAGCTACTACTCGGTGGGCAGGGCGTCCGGCTTGCTGTCCGGTATCCGGAGGTCACCGTACGTCAGGAGAGCCGATATGGAGACGTCTGAAACAAAACCGCAGCGTTTCAACCTAAAGACAATG GCCATCTGTATTAGAGACGTCACACCGAACCTGCAGAGTTGTGAACTCTTCCCTGGCGACAAGGCAGCACTCAAGTGCAAAGCGGACATCTTCCTTTCTCTGGATTTGTCAGACTGTGAAGACTACTGA
- the LOC129170970 gene encoding ethanolamine-phosphate cytidylyltransferase-like isoform X2 → MIKNGHHNHNHRHPHQVSTPAGKEAGSTPGAAACSPEKRRRRVRVWCDGCYDMVHYGHSNQLRQAKAMGDYLIVGVHTDGEITKHKGPPVFTQEERYKMVRAIKWVDEVVEGAPYVTTLETMDKHNCDFCVHGDDLTLTVDGRDTYEEVKESGRYRECKRTQGVSTTDLVGRMLLMTKAHHSNIDASNYQQHPDNFGKKSHSPWTGVSQFLQTSQKIIQFASGQEPQPGDTIIYVAGSFDLFHIGHVDFLRAVHKLAEKPYIIVGLHFDQEVNRYKGKNYPIMNVHERTLSVLACRYVFEVVIGAPFAVTKDLLDHLKVDLVCHGKTHIYPSKDGSDPYAVPRKQGILRTVDSGNALTTDAIVQRITKNRLLFQARNQKKEAKEIAVIEAMQRHQVEDQ, encoded by the exons atgataaaaaacggacaccacaatcacaaccataGGCACCCCCACCAGGTGAGCACGCCGGCCGGGAAGGAGGCGGGCTCCACACCGGGAGCTGCAGCGTGTAGTCCGGAGAAGAGGAGACGGAGGGTCCGGGTGTGGTGCGATGGCTG CTACGACATGGTTCACTACGGTCATTCCAACCAGCTGCGCCAGGCCAAGGCCATGGGGGATTACCTCATCGTGGGCGTGCACACAGACG GTGAGATCACAAAGCACAAGGGCCCGCCCGTTTTCACTCAGGAAGAGCGCTACAAGATGGTGCGGGCCATCAAATGGGTGGACGAGGTGGTGGAGGGAGCCCCCTACGTCACCACGCTGGAGACGATGGACAAGCACAACTGCGACTTCTGCGTGCACGGAG ACGACTTAACGCTGACCGTCGACGGCAGGGACACGTATGAGGAGGTGAAAGAGTCAGGACGCTACAG AGAATGCAAGAGAACACAGGGAGTTTCAACCACTGACCTGGTGGGCAGGATGCTCCTCATGACAAAAGCACATCACAGCAACATT GATGCTTCAAACTACCAGCAGCACCCAGACAACTTTGGAAAG AAGAGCCACAGTCCCTGGACGGGCGTATCTCAGTTCCTGCAGACCTCCCAAAAGATCATCCAGTTTGCTTCGGGCCAGGAGCCGCAGCCTGGCGACACCATCATCTATGTGGCCGGGTCCTTCGACCTCTTCC ACATCGGCCACGTGGACTTCCTGCGGGCGGTGCATAAGCTGGCGGAGAAGCCGTACATCATAGTGGGGCTGCACTTCGACCAA GAAGTGAATCGCTACAAAGGGAAGAACTACCCCATCATGAACGTCCACGAGAGAACGCTCAGCGTCCTGGCCTGCCGA tacGTCTTTGAGGTGGTGATCGGTGCTCCGTTTGCAGTCACAAAAGATCTGCTGGATCATTTGAAG GTGGACCTCGTATGTCACGGAAAGACGCACATATACCCCAGCAAGGATGGATCTGATCCGTATGCT GTGCCCAGAAAGCAAGGGATACTGCGCACTGTCGACAGCGGGAACGCCCTCACCACAGACGCCATTGTGCAGAGGATAACTAAAAACAG GTTGCTTTTTCAAGCCAGGAACCAGAAGAAGGAGGCCAAAGAGATCGCCGTGATCGAGGCCATGCAGCGACACCAAGTAGAAGACCAGTGA
- the LOC129170971 gene encoding guanine nucleotide-binding protein G(o) subunit alpha-like, producing MYNECQHGGCKQRKTRMSSGINIPHQVCVGMCLQQDITEEDKKAKLQSSKIEQDLSEQARMEMNVVKILMLGAAESGKSTLIKQIKIIHSHGFSKQELISFKPAVLDNLLTSMKFVLQGMGTLRINLASKKNKAHARSILSCSQSLGDDQELLPFVAHAFCALWADLGVRAAAARGFEFELNDSALYFFENMSRIIAPNYVPTERDVLRVRVRTCGIMETQFQVNDVIFRLYDVGGQRSERRKWLGCFDCIQVVLFLVALSSYDTSLPEEPTVNRLQESLAFFTSVCGNPVFKSTSVILFMNKTDLFQEKILHSGRHLRLYMASFKGSDADVDAAAQHITATFSACNGRVDRPVFHHYTTATDTASVRVVFQMLIDQIIRQNLAAAQLL from the exons atgtacaatgaatGTCAGCATGGCGGCTGTAAACAAAGAAAGACTAGAATGAGCAGTGGTATAAACATACCCCATCAGGTGTGCGTGGGAATGTGCCTCCAGCAAGACATCACAGAGGAGGACAAAAAGGCCAAACTGCAGAGCTCCAAAATAGAGCAGGACCTTTCTGAACAGGCCAGGATGGAGATGAACGTCGTCAAAATCCTTATGCTGG GAGCTGCGGAGAGCGGAAAGAGCACACTCATCAAGCAGATCAAGATCATCCACAGtcatggcttctccaaacaagaGCTCATCAGCTTCAAG CCGGCCGTCCTCGACAACCTTCTCACCTCCATGAAGTTTGTCCTTCAGGGAATGGGGACGCTGAGGATAAACCTGGCGAGCAAAAAGAACAAG gCTCACGCCCGCTCCATCCTGTCCTGTAGTCAGAGTTTGGGGGACGACCAGGAGCTGCTTCCCTTTGTGGCTCACGCTTTCTGCGCACTTTGGGCAGACCTGGGGGTCCGAGCGGCTGCAGCCAGAGGTTTTGAGTTTGAGCTGAACGACTCTGCACTCTA CTTCTTCGAGAACATGAGTCGAATCATCGCTCCCAACTACGTCCCCACTGAGAGAGACGTTCTCCGTGTGAGAGTAAGGACCTGCGGAATCATGGAGACGCAGTTCCAAGTTAATGATGTTATATTCCG CTTGTACGATGTTGGCGGGCAGCGGAGCGAGAGGAGGAAATGGCTGGGCTGTTTTGACTGCATCCAGGTCGTGCTGTTCCTTGTGGCCCTGAGCAGTTACGATACGTCGCTCCCCGAAGAGCCAACAGTG AACCGGCTGCAGGAAAGCCTTGCCTTTTTCACATCAGTCTGCGGCAACCCCGTCTTCAAGAGCACCTCAGTG ATTCTGTTCATGAACAAAACAGACCTTTTCCAGGAGAAGATCCTCCATTCTGGAAGACACCTGAGACTATACATGGCCAGTTTTAAAG GATCGGATGCCGACGTGGACGCCGCAGCTCAGCACATCACTGCCACGTTCTCAGCCTGCAACGGCAGAGTTGATCGGCCCGTGTTCCACCACTACACCACGGCCACGGACACCGCCAGCGTCCGGGTGGTCTTTCAGATGCTCATCGACCAGATCATTAGGCAGAACCTTGCAGCTGCTCAGCTACTCTGA
- the LOC129170970 gene encoding ethanolamine-phosphate cytidylyltransferase-like isoform X1 codes for MIKNGHHNHNHRHPHQVSTPAGKEAGSTPGAAACSPEKRRRRVRVWCDGCYDMVHYGHSNQLRQAKAMGDYLIVGVHTDGEITKHKGPPVFTQEERYKMVRAIKWVDEVVEGAPYVTTLETMDKHNCDFCVHGDDLTLTVDGRDTYEEVKESGRYRECKRTQGVSTTDLVGRMLLMTKAHHSNIDASNYQQHPDNFGKDSNGQKSHSPWTGVSQFLQTSQKIIQFASGQEPQPGDTIIYVAGSFDLFHIGHVDFLRAVHKLAEKPYIIVGLHFDQEVNRYKGKNYPIMNVHERTLSVLACRYVFEVVIGAPFAVTKDLLDHLKVDLVCHGKTHIYPSKDGSDPYAVPRKQGILRTVDSGNALTTDAIVQRITKNRLLFQARNQKKEAKEIAVIEAMQRHQVEDQ; via the exons atgataaaaaacggacaccacaatcacaaccataGGCACCCCCACCAGGTGAGCACGCCGGCCGGGAAGGAGGCGGGCTCCACACCGGGAGCTGCAGCGTGTAGTCCGGAGAAGAGGAGACGGAGGGTCCGGGTGTGGTGCGATGGCTG CTACGACATGGTTCACTACGGTCATTCCAACCAGCTGCGCCAGGCCAAGGCCATGGGGGATTACCTCATCGTGGGCGTGCACACAGACG GTGAGATCACAAAGCACAAGGGCCCGCCCGTTTTCACTCAGGAAGAGCGCTACAAGATGGTGCGGGCCATCAAATGGGTGGACGAGGTGGTGGAGGGAGCCCCCTACGTCACCACGCTGGAGACGATGGACAAGCACAACTGCGACTTCTGCGTGCACGGAG ACGACTTAACGCTGACCGTCGACGGCAGGGACACGTATGAGGAGGTGAAAGAGTCAGGACGCTACAG AGAATGCAAGAGAACACAGGGAGTTTCAACCACTGACCTGGTGGGCAGGATGCTCCTCATGACAAAAGCACATCACAGCAACATT GATGCTTCAAACTACCAGCAGCACCCAGACAACTTTGGAAA GGACTCCAATGGTCAGAAGAGCCACAGTCCCTGGACGGGCGTATCTCAGTTCCTGCAGACCTCCCAAAAGATCATCCAGTTTGCTTCGGGCCAGGAGCCGCAGCCTGGCGACACCATCATCTATGTGGCCGGGTCCTTCGACCTCTTCC ACATCGGCCACGTGGACTTCCTGCGGGCGGTGCATAAGCTGGCGGAGAAGCCGTACATCATAGTGGGGCTGCACTTCGACCAA GAAGTGAATCGCTACAAAGGGAAGAACTACCCCATCATGAACGTCCACGAGAGAACGCTCAGCGTCCTGGCCTGCCGA tacGTCTTTGAGGTGGTGATCGGTGCTCCGTTTGCAGTCACAAAAGATCTGCTGGATCATTTGAAG GTGGACCTCGTATGTCACGGAAAGACGCACATATACCCCAGCAAGGATGGATCTGATCCGTATGCT GTGCCCAGAAAGCAAGGGATACTGCGCACTGTCGACAGCGGGAACGCCCTCACCACAGACGCCATTGTGCAGAGGATAACTAAAAACAG GTTGCTTTTTCAAGCCAGGAACCAGAAGAAGGAGGCCAAAGAGATCGCCGTGATCGAGGCCATGCAGCGACACCAAGTAGAAGACCAGTGA